A stretch of DNA from Synechococcus sp. UW179A:
CTTCCGGTTGCGAAATCAATCATCGATGGTCTCTTAGTGATTGAAAAGATTCCGCCCAGCACAGCTCGCAAGTCTGCTCCTGCTCAAGCTGGTTGAGGCCAAGCCATTGCTCGCCTGAGGTTGCAGCTTCCCGCAAGATGCCAGCTGCGAAAACGCAGCTACGTTACGAGCAACAAGCCTTTAGCGACATGGCAACTCTTCTTGAGCAGCTCTCTGCAATGACCGTCGTGGTGGCGGATACGGGTGATCTTGAAGCGATCCGTAAATTCACGCCACGGGACGCAACGACCAATCCTTCTTTGATTCTGGCAGCTGCTCAGATCCCTGCCTATCAAAGCCTGATCGACGAGGCCCTGCGATCCTCCCGTCGTTTGATCGGCGACAGCGCGCCCGTCGAGACAGTGGTCAAGGAGGCGCTCGATGAGATCAGTGTGATCTTTGGCAAGGAAATCCTCAAGATCGTTCCTCGCCGAGTGTCCACTGAGGTGGATGCACGCCTTAGTTTCGACACTGCTGCCACGATTGAAAAAGGCCGCAAACTCATCCGCCTCTACAACGATGCCGGAATCAGCAATGATCGCGTGCTGATCAAGGTGGCCTCCACCTGGGAGGGGATCAAGGCCGCTGAAGTTCTCGAAAGAGAAGGAATTCACTGCAACCTCACTCTCCTGTTTGGCTTCGCTCAGGCCGCAGCGTGCGCTGAGGCCGGTGTGACTCTCGTTTCACCTTTCGTTGGCCGCATCCTCGATTGGTATAAAGCCGATACGGGAAGGGACTCCTATCCTGGTCCTGAAGATCCAGGCGTGCTGTCTGTGACCAAGATCTTCAACTACTTCAAGACCTACGGCTACAAAACCGAGGTAATGGGGGCCAGCTTCCGCAATATCGACGAGATTACCGAGCTTGCTGGTTGTGATCTGCTCACCATTTCACCCAAGCTGCTCGATCAGCTGCGTTCCAGTGAGGCCACGCTCACCCGCAAGCTTGACGGTGCCAATCCCTCCAGCACTGAGTCCCAGATCCATGTCGACCGAGACATGTTCGATTCGATGATGGCAGCTGATCGCATGGCCACCGACAAACTCGGCGAAGGCATCAAGGGTTTCAGCAAGGCCATTGAGACCTTAGAGAGCATGCTTGCCCATCGGCTTGCGGAACTCGAGGGAGGACAGGCCTTCGGTCATGCCGTGCAGGAGATCTTCATGCTCAATGACATGAATGGTGACGGTTGTATCACCCGGGATGAGTGGCTGGGCAGTGATGCCGTCTTCGATGCTTTGGATGCGGATCATGACGGCAGACTCACCCAGGAGGAGGTTCGTCGCGGTTTCGGCTCTGCCTTGTCACTGACCAGAGCCTGATCTTCTCCTTGAATCCGACTACCCGTCCGTGAATGCCCTTGACACCATGCGTGCCCTCGCTCGGAAAAGTGAGGTGCACGCCGTTAACGCTGGTGACGTCATTTTCAAGGCTGACGACGCCGGTGCGTCGATGTTCGGTGTTCTCGAGGGAACGGTTCGACTGACCTGGACCAATGAGAACGGCCAGCAGGGATATGAACTGATTGCGGCCGGAAACGTCTTTGGTGCCGGGGCCCTGGTGATGGAAGGTCATTGCCGCCTTGGCACGGCACAGGCCGAAACCGATTGCCGCCTGATTGAGATGAACCGCGAGAAATTCCTATTTGCCGTCCAGGAGTCGCCCATGTTCGCCATCGAGCTGCTGGCTTCTGTTGACGCGCGTTTGCGTGATCTGAAGATCGCAACCCACTCCTGACTCAGTCTGATTAGTTTCGTCTGAGTTGGGTGGAGCTGTCCCGCATTCGATGGCAGTGCAGCTGGTCTGGTTCAAGCGTGACTTGCGGCTCGAGGATCACAGGCCGCTGATCCAGGCATTGACTCTTGGAGACGTGCTGCCTCTTTACATCGTTGAACCTGAGTTCTGGCTTCAGCCGGATGCTTCGGGCCGTCAGTGGGAATTCTGCAGGGAGGCGCTTTTTGACCTCAGGCAGGCCATGGCAGCCCTTGGTCAGCCCCTGGTCATTCGTTGTGGGGATGCGGTGGCTGTGCTCGAGCGTGCCAGGCGTCAGCTCGGTGTGTCGGGCCTCTGGAGTCATGAAGAAACTGGTAATGACTGGACCTACGCCAGAGACCGACGCGTCGCTGCGTGGGCAAGGGAGCGGAGTATTCCCTGGAGACAGATTCCGCAGTTCGGTGTGATCCGGCCGCTCCGGACACGTGGTGGATGGGCTCGGCGCTGGGAAGAGCGGATGGCGGAGCCGATCACGCCTGCTCCCGATCATCTTGAGCCACTGCCGGGTGTCTCACCCGGTGAATTGCCAACGGCCGCTGAACTGGGACTCCAGCCTGATCCGTGCCCCCATCGTCAGCAGGGTGGCCGCGATGCCGGGTTCAACGAACTCGGGCATTTCCTGGAGCAACGGGTGGATGACTACTGTCGTTCGATTTCCAGTCCGAATAGGGCCTTCACGGGATGTTCCAGGCTTTCCAGTTATCTCACCTGGGGTTGCCTCTCCATGCGTGAGGTGCTTCAGCGCAGTCGTGGGATGCAGGGACGTGGTGCCCGCAGCTTTGGCTCAAGACTTCACTGGCATTGTCATTTCATTCAGAAGCTCGAAGATCAGCCATCGATTGAATGGCAGGACTTTCACCCTTTCATGCGTGATCTCCGTGAGTCTGATGCCGAGCGTCTGGCGGCCTGGGCGGAAGGCCGGACGGGGATACCGTTTGTGGATGCTTGCATGCGCGCCCTGAGGGCGCATGGTTGGATCAACTTCCGGATGCGGGCGATGTTGATGTCGTTCGCGAGCTACAACCTCTGGCTGCCTTGGAGGGACAGTGGTCTGCACCTCGCCCGTCAGTTTGTGGATTACGAACCAGGGATTCACTGGAGTCAATGCCAGATGCAGTCGGGCAGCACCTCCATCAACACAATCCGGGTTTACAACCCGATCAAGCAGGGGCATGACCATGATCAGGACGGGGTTTTCATCCGCCGCTGGTGTCCTGAATTGGCCGATGTACCCACAGTGCATCTACATGAACCCTGGGCGTTCAACGGCGTTATGCCGATTGTCGATTGTGCTGATTCGGCCAGGCAGGCCAAGGAGCG
This window harbors:
- a CDS encoding transaldolase → MATLLEQLSAMTVVVADTGDLEAIRKFTPRDATTNPSLILAAAQIPAYQSLIDEALRSSRRLIGDSAPVETVVKEALDEISVIFGKEILKIVPRRVSTEVDARLSFDTAATIEKGRKLIRLYNDAGISNDRVLIKVASTWEGIKAAEVLEREGIHCNLTLLFGFAQAAACAEAGVTLVSPFVGRILDWYKADTGRDSYPGPEDPGVLSVTKIFNYFKTYGYKTEVMGASFRNIDEITELAGCDLLTISPKLLDQLRSSEATLTRKLDGANPSSTESQIHVDRDMFDSMMAADRMATDKLGEGIKGFSKAIETLESMLAHRLAELEGGQAFGHAVQEIFMLNDMNGDGCITRDEWLGSDAVFDALDADHDGRLTQEEVRRGFGSALSLTRA
- a CDS encoding Crp/Fnr family transcriptional regulator: MNALDTMRALARKSEVHAVNAGDVIFKADDAGASMFGVLEGTVRLTWTNENGQQGYELIAAGNVFGAGALVMEGHCRLGTAQAETDCRLIEMNREKFLFAVQESPMFAIELLASVDARLRDLKIATHS
- a CDS encoding deoxyribodipyrimidine photo-lyase codes for the protein MAVQLVWFKRDLRLEDHRPLIQALTLGDVLPLYIVEPEFWLQPDASGRQWEFCREALFDLRQAMAALGQPLVIRCGDAVAVLERARRQLGVSGLWSHEETGNDWTYARDRRVAAWARERSIPWRQIPQFGVIRPLRTRGGWARRWEERMAEPITPAPDHLEPLPGVSPGELPTAAELGLQPDPCPHRQQGGRDAGFNELGHFLEQRVDDYCRSISSPNRAFTGCSRLSSYLTWGCLSMREVLQRSRGMQGRGARSFGSRLHWHCHFIQKLEDQPSIEWQDFHPFMRDLRESDAERLAAWAEGRTGIPFVDACMRALRAHGWINFRMRAMLMSFASYNLWLPWRDSGLHLARQFVDYEPGIHWSQCQMQSGSTSINTIRVYNPIKQGHDHDQDGVFIRRWCPELADVPTVHLHEPWAFNGVMPIVDCADSARQAKERIFAIRHSAGFERHADAIQRRHGSRRAGLPASSQRRSRRRRSDPSVQQLAFDL